The following proteins come from a genomic window of Pseudomonas putida:
- a CDS encoding sigma-54-dependent transcriptional regulator, translating to MPHILIVEDETIIRSALRRLLERNQYQVSEAGSVQEAQERFSIATFDLIVSDLRLPGAPGTELIKLGQGTPVLIMTSYASLRSAVDSMKMGAVDYIAKPFDHDEMLQAVARILRDRQSAPAPAPAAEPRSNGKAAPADKGAPASANGEIGIIGSCPPMQDMYSKIRKVAPTDSNVLIQGESGTGKELVARALHNLSRRAKAPMISVNCAAIPETLIESELFGHEKGAFTGASAGRAGLVEAADGGTLFLDEIGELPLEAQARLLRVLQEGEIRRVGSVQSQKVDVRLIAATHRDLKNLAKAGQFREDLYYRLHVIALKLPALRERGSDVNEIASAFLARQSARIGRDDLHFSSEAEQAIRHYSWPGNVRELENAVERAVILSESAEISAELLGIDIELSDMDDDDILDSAMAAGAASNASHEPTEDLSLEDYFQHFVLEHQDHMTETELARKLGVSRKCLWERRQRLGIPRRKSNATSE from the coding sequence ATGCCGCATATTCTGATCGTCGAAGACGAAACCATCATCCGCTCGGCCTTGCGTCGCCTGCTTGAGCGGAACCAGTACCAGGTCAGCGAAGCCGGCTCGGTGCAGGAAGCCCAGGAACGCTTCAGCATTGCCACCTTCGACCTGATCGTCAGCGACCTGCGCCTGCCCGGCGCGCCGGGAACCGAGTTGATCAAGCTCGGCCAAGGCACACCGGTGCTGATCATGACCAGTTACGCCAGCCTGCGCTCGGCGGTGGACTCGATGAAGATGGGCGCGGTGGACTACATCGCCAAGCCTTTCGACCACGACGAAATGCTCCAGGCCGTGGCGCGCATTCTGCGCGACCGGCAGAGCGCGCCGGCACCCGCCCCAGCCGCCGAGCCACGCAGCAACGGCAAGGCCGCGCCTGCCGACAAAGGCGCCCCGGCATCTGCCAATGGCGAGATCGGCATCATTGGCTCGTGCCCCCCCATGCAGGATATGTACAGCAAGATCCGCAAGGTGGCGCCCACCGATTCCAACGTACTAATCCAAGGTGAGTCCGGTACCGGCAAGGAACTGGTAGCCCGTGCCCTGCACAACCTGTCACGGCGCGCCAAAGCGCCGATGATCTCGGTGAACTGCGCGGCCATTCCCGAAACCTTGATCGAGTCGGAACTGTTCGGCCACGAAAAAGGTGCGTTCACCGGTGCCAGCGCCGGGCGTGCCGGCCTGGTAGAAGCGGCAGATGGCGGCACCCTGTTCCTCGATGAGATCGGTGAACTGCCACTGGAAGCCCAGGCCCGGCTGCTGCGCGTATTGCAGGAGGGCGAAATCCGCCGCGTAGGTTCGGTACAGTCGCAAAAAGTCGATGTGCGCCTGATTGCCGCGACCCACCGCGACCTGAAAAACCTGGCCAAGGCTGGGCAATTCCGTGAAGACCTTTACTATCGTCTGCATGTGATTGCCCTGAAATTGCCAGCCCTGCGCGAGCGCGGCAGTGACGTCAACGAGATCGCCAGCGCCTTCCTCGCCAGGCAGAGCGCCCGCATCGGTCGTGACGACCTGCACTTCTCGTCTGAAGCCGAGCAAGCCATTCGTCATTACAGCTGGCCGGGCAACGTGCGCGAACTGGAGAACGCCGTAGAGCGTGCGGTGATTCTGAGCGAGAGCGCGGAAATATCGGCCGAACTGCTGGGTATCGATATCGAGCTGAGCGATATGGACGATGACGACATTCTCGACAGCGCGATGGCCGCGGGCGCTGCCAGCAACGCTAGCCATGAGCCGACCGAGGATCTGTCGCTGGAAGACTACTTCCAGCATTTCGTGCTTGAGCACCAGGACCATATGACCGAAACCGAGCTGGCCCGCAAGCTCGGGGTCAGCCGCAAGTGCCTGTGGGAACGCCGCCAACGCCTGGGCATACCGCGCCGCAAGAGCAACGCTACCAGCGAATGA
- a CDS encoding sensor histidine kinase, which yields MPMSFSLTQMILISAAYLMVLFGVAWISERGLIPRSIIRHPLTYTLSLGVYASAWAFYGSVGLAYQYGYGFLACYLGVSGAFLLAPVLLYPILKITRTYQLSSLADLLAFRFRSTWAGALTTIFMLIGVLPLLALQIQAVADSISILTGEPVKARVAFAFCALIILFTIFFGSRHIATREKHEGLVFAIAFESVIKLLALGGIGLYALYGVFGGPHGLEVWLLQNQTALAALHTPLQEGPWRTLLLVFFASAIVMPHMYHMAFTENLNPRSLVSASWGLPLFLLLMSLAVPLVLWAGLRLGASTNPEYFTLGLGIAANNKALALLAYVGGLSAASGLIIVTTLALSGMALNHLVLPLYQPPAEGNIYRWLKWTRRALIVAIITAGFMFYLNQNTHQSLANLGIVAFVATLQFLPGVLSVLYWPTANRRGFIAGLLAGTLVWMVTMLLPLLGNLQGFYIPLLDMIYVLDDTSWHMAAIASLAANVLLFTLISLFTNASSEEVSAAEACAVDNVRRPQRRELHAASPQEFATQLAKPLGAKAAQKEVEQALRDLYLPFDERRPYALRRLRDRIEANLSGLMGPSVAQDMVETFLPYKSGNENYVTEDIHFIESRLEDYHSRLTGLAAELDALRRYHRQTLQELPMGVCSLAKDQEILMWNKAMEELTGIAAKHVVGSRLVTIDEPWRGLLQGFINVPDEHLHKQRLALDGQPRWLNLHKAAIDEPLAPGNSGLVLLVEDLTETQALEDKLVHSERLASIGRLAAGVAHEIGNPITGIACLAQNLREEREGDGEIIELSSQILEQTKRVSRIVQSLMSFAHAGGSHQNSEEPVCLAEVAQDAIGLLALNRRNFEVQFFNLCDPDHWAEGDPQRLAQVLINLLSNARDASPPGSAVRVRTEVSEHTVDLIVEDEGSGIPKNIMDRLFEPFFTTKDPGEGTGLGLALVYSIVEEHYGQITIDSPADIERQRGTRIRVTLPRHVVATSPEIRDRREN from the coding sequence ATGCCGATGAGCTTTAGCCTGACCCAGATGATCCTGATCAGCGCCGCGTACCTGATGGTGCTGTTCGGCGTGGCCTGGATCAGCGAGCGTGGGTTGATACCCCGCTCGATCATTCGCCACCCGCTGACCTACACCCTGTCGCTGGGCGTCTACGCCAGTGCATGGGCGTTCTACGGCTCGGTGGGCCTGGCCTATCAATATGGCTACGGCTTCCTCGCCTGTTACCTTGGGGTGTCCGGCGCCTTCCTGCTGGCGCCGGTGCTGCTTTACCCGATCCTCAAGATCACCCGCACCTACCAGTTGTCGTCACTGGCCGACCTACTGGCCTTTCGCTTTCGCAGCACCTGGGCCGGTGCGCTAACGACCATTTTCATGCTGATCGGGGTGCTTCCACTGCTGGCGCTGCAAATTCAGGCAGTGGCCGACTCGATCAGCATTCTCACCGGTGAACCGGTCAAGGCCCGGGTGGCCTTTGCCTTCTGCGCACTGATCATCCTGTTCACCATCTTCTTCGGCTCACGCCACATCGCCACGCGCGAAAAGCATGAGGGGCTGGTGTTCGCCATCGCCTTCGAGTCGGTGATCAAGCTGCTGGCCTTGGGCGGGATTGGCCTGTACGCCCTGTACGGTGTGTTCGGGGGCCCGCACGGACTGGAAGTGTGGCTGCTGCAGAACCAGACAGCCCTGGCAGCGCTGCACACCCCCCTGCAGGAGGGCCCATGGCGCACCCTGCTGCTGGTGTTCTTCGCCTCGGCCATCGTCATGCCGCACATGTACCACATGGCCTTCACCGAAAACCTCAACCCGCGTTCACTGGTCAGCGCCAGCTGGGGCCTACCGCTGTTCCTGCTGTTGATGAGCCTGGCCGTGCCGCTGGTGCTGTGGGCAGGCCTGCGCCTGGGCGCCAGTACCAACCCCGAGTACTTCACACTGGGCCTTGGCATCGCCGCCAACAACAAGGCGCTGGCACTGCTCGCCTATGTCGGTGGCTTGTCTGCCGCCAGCGGCCTGATCATCGTCACCACCCTGGCGCTGTCGGGCATGGCGCTCAACCACCTGGTGCTGCCGTTGTACCAGCCACCGGCCGAAGGCAACATCTACCGCTGGCTGAAATGGACCCGCCGCGCGCTGATCGTCGCCATCATCACCGCCGGTTTCATGTTCTACCTGAACCAGAACACCCACCAAAGCCTCGCCAACCTGGGCATCGTCGCCTTCGTCGCCACCTTGCAGTTCCTGCCTGGGGTGCTGTCGGTGCTGTACTGGCCGACCGCCAACCGCCGTGGTTTCATCGCCGGCCTGCTGGCCGGCACCCTGGTATGGATGGTGACCATGCTGCTGCCCCTGCTGGGTAATCTGCAGGGCTTCTACATCCCGCTGCTGGACATGATCTATGTGCTCGACGACACCAGCTGGCACATGGCAGCGATTGCCTCGCTGGCAGCCAACGTGTTGTTGTTCACGCTGATTTCACTGTTCACCAACGCCAGCAGCGAGGAAGTCAGCGCCGCCGAAGCATGCGCGGTGGACAACGTGCGACGGCCCCAGCGCCGCGAGCTGCATGCTGCCTCACCGCAGGAATTCGCCACCCAACTGGCCAAGCCACTGGGTGCCAAGGCTGCACAGAAGGAAGTCGAACAAGCGCTGCGTGACCTCTACCTGCCGTTCGACGAGCGCCGCCCCTATGCCCTGCGCCGCCTGCGCGACCGCATCGAAGCCAACCTGTCGGGCCTGATGGGGCCGAGCGTGGCCCAGGACATGGTCGAAACCTTCCTGCCTTACAAGTCAGGCAACGAGAATTACGTCACCGAAGACATCCACTTCATCGAAAGCCGCCTGGAAGATTACCACTCGCGCCTGACGGGCCTGGCTGCTGAACTCGATGCCTTGCGCCGCTACCACCGCCAGACCCTGCAGGAGCTGCCCATGGGCGTCTGCTCGCTGGCCAAGGACCAGGAAATCCTGATGTGGAACAAGGCCATGGAGGAGCTGACCGGCATCGCCGCCAAACACGTGGTCGGGTCGCGTCTGGTAACCATCGATGAACCCTGGCGCGGCCTCCTGCAAGGTTTCATCAACGTGCCTGATGAGCACTTGCACAAGCAGCGCCTGGCACTGGACGGTCAGCCGCGCTGGCTGAACCTGCACAAAGCAGCCATCGATGAGCCACTGGCACCCGGCAACAGCGGCCTGGTACTACTGGTCGAAGACCTCACCGAGACCCAGGCCCTGGAAGACAAGCTGGTGCACTCTGAACGCCTGGCCAGCATCGGCCGCCTGGCTGCGGGCGTGGCCCACGAGATCGGCAATCCGATCACCGGCATCGCCTGCCTGGCGCAAAACCTGCGTGAGGAGCGCGAAGGCGACGGCGAGATCATCGAATTGTCGAGCCAGATCCTCGAACAGACCAAACGGGTATCGCGCATCGTGCAGTCGCTGATGAGCTTTGCCCATGCCGGCGGTAGCCATCAGAACAGCGAAGAGCCTGTGTGCCTGGCCGAAGTGGCCCAGGATGCCATCGGTCTGCTGGCGTTGAACCGGCGCAATTTCGAAGTACAGTTCTTCAACCTCTGCGACCCCGACCACTGGGCCGAGGGGGACCCTCAGCGCCTGGCCCAGGTACTGATCAACCTGCTCTCCAACGCGCGCGACGCTTCGCCGCCCGGCAGCGCCGTGCGGGTACGCACTGAGGTCAGCGAGCACACCGTCGACCTGATCGTCGAGGACGAAGGCAGTGGGATTCCGAAGAACATCATGGACCGCCTGTTCGAACCTTTCTTCACCACCAAGGACCCGGGCGAGGGAACCGGACTAGGGCTCGCTCTGGTCTATTCCATCGTGGAAGAGCATTATGGGCAAATCACCATCGACAGCCCGGCCGACATCGAACGGCAACGTGGCACACGGATCCGCGTGACCCTGCCCCGGCATGTCGTAGCGACGTCCCCTGAAATTCGAGACCGTCGAGAGAATTGA
- the gluQRS gene encoding tRNA glutamyl-Q(34) synthetase GluQRS — protein sequence MNDSRYIGRFAPTPSGFLHFGSLVAALASWLDARAVNGRWLLRVEDTDPPREMPGARDAILQTLERYGLEWDGEVVFQSQRHPAYAQVVDRMFNMGLAYACTCSRKQLEGYNGIYPGFCRNAGHAREGAAIRLRVPELIYRFTDRVQGTFQQHLGREVGDFVIQRRDGLYAYQLAVVLDDAWQGVTDIVRGADLLDNTPRQLYLQELLGFSQPRYLHIPLIVQPDGHKLGKSYRSPPLEASQATPLLLRALRALGQEADPQLLTATPAEVLAVARQRWQPEAIAQRTTVPEADLY from the coding sequence ATGAACGACTCCCGCTACATCGGACGCTTCGCCCCCACGCCCAGCGGTTTTCTGCACTTCGGCTCGCTGGTCGCCGCCCTCGCCTCCTGGCTTGACGCCCGCGCGGTCAATGGCCGCTGGCTGCTACGCGTGGAAGACACCGACCCGCCACGAGAAATGCCGGGCGCCCGTGATGCAATCCTGCAGACCTTGGAGCGCTATGGGCTGGAATGGGACGGCGAGGTTGTCTTTCAGAGCCAGCGCCACCCGGCTTATGCACAAGTGGTCGACCGCATGTTCAATATGGGCCTGGCCTATGCCTGCACCTGTTCGCGCAAGCAGCTCGAAGGCTACAACGGCATCTATCCAGGGTTTTGCCGCAACGCCGGGCATGCCCGTGAAGGCGCGGCCATCCGCCTGCGGGTACCAGAACTGATCTACCGCTTTACCGATCGGGTGCAAGGGACGTTCCAGCAACACCTTGGGCGCGAGGTGGGCGATTTCGTGATTCAACGCCGCGACGGGCTGTATGCGTACCAGCTGGCAGTTGTGCTGGATGATGCCTGGCAAGGTGTTACCGACATCGTTCGCGGGGCCGACCTGCTCGACAACACTCCGCGCCAGCTGTACCTGCAGGAATTGCTGGGCTTCTCCCAGCCGCGTTACCTGCACATTCCGCTGATCGTGCAACCTGATGGGCACAAGCTGGGCAAGTCGTACCGTTCGCCGCCGCTTGAGGCTAGCCAAGCAACGCCGTTGCTGTTGCGGGCATTGCGGGCGTTGGGCCAGGAAGCCGACCCTCAGTTGTTGACGGCGACGCCGGCTGAAGTTTTGGCCGTGGCGCGCCAGCGCTGGCAGCCAGAGGCCATTGCACAGCGAACGACGGTGCCGGAGGCTGATTTGTACTGA
- the dksA gene encoding RNA polymerase-binding protein DksA, with product MSTVEKQKVQTMYGVEPYVESKGEAYMGEPMKKHFTKLLGAWKQELMTSVDRTVDHMKDEAANFPDPADRASQEEEFALELRNRDRERKLIKKIDKTLQKIQDDEYGWCDSCGIEIGLRRLEARPTADLCFDCKEIAEKKEKTVGKG from the coding sequence ATGTCCACCGTAGAAAAGCAAAAAGTCCAGACCATGTACGGTGTCGAGCCCTACGTCGAAAGCAAGGGTGAGGCGTACATGGGCGAGCCCATGAAAAAGCACTTCACCAAGCTTCTCGGTGCCTGGAAACAGGAACTGATGACCAGTGTGGATCGCACCGTGGATCACATGAAGGACGAAGCTGCCAACTTCCCCGACCCGGCTGACCGCGCCAGCCAGGAAGAGGAATTCGCCCTGGAGCTGCGCAACCGCGATCGCGAGCGCAAGCTGATCAAGAAGATCGACAAGACCCTGCAGAAAATTCAGGACGACGAGTACGGCTGGTGCGATTCCTGCGGTATCGAGATCGGCCTGCGCCGCCTGGAAGCCCGTCCGACTGCCGACCTGTGCTTCGACTGCAAGGAAATCGCGGAGAAAAAGGAAAAAACAGTCGGCAAAGGCTGA
- a CDS encoding pyridoxal phosphate-dependent aminotransferase yields MAHPYSARSRAIEPFHVMALLARANELQAAGHDVIHLEIGEPDFTTAAPIVEAGQAALAAGHTRYTAARGLPALREAIAGFYDQRYGVAVDPERILITPGGSGALLLASSLLVDPGKHWLLADPGYPCNRHFLRLVEGGAQLVPVGPEVNYQLTADLVARHWNQDSVGALVASPANPTGTVLERDELASLSKATRERNGHLVVDEIYHGLTYGMDAPSVLEVDDSAFVLNSFSKYFGMTGWRLGWLVAPPDAVADLEKLAQNLYISAPSMAQHAALACFQPETLAIFEARRAEFARRRDYLLPALRELGFRIAVEPQGAFYLYADISAFGGDAFAFCRHFLETEHLAFTPGLDFGRHLAGHHVRFAYTQSLPRLEEAVQRIARGLRSWQG; encoded by the coding sequence ATGGCTCACCCCTACAGTGCGCGCAGCCGCGCCATCGAACCCTTCCACGTCATGGCGTTGCTGGCGCGGGCCAACGAGCTGCAAGCGGCCGGTCATGATGTGATCCACCTGGAAATCGGCGAGCCGGACTTCACCACTGCCGCGCCTATCGTCGAGGCAGGCCAGGCAGCGCTGGCTGCCGGGCATACCCGCTACACCGCCGCGCGTGGCCTGCCGGCACTGCGCGAGGCGATTGCGGGTTTTTACGACCAGCGTTATGGCGTTGCGGTAGACCCTGAACGCATCCTGATCACCCCGGGGGGCTCCGGTGCGCTGCTGTTGGCCAGCAGCCTGCTGGTCGACCCGGGCAAGCACTGGCTGTTGGCAGACCCCGGCTACCCATGCAACCGCCACTTCCTACGACTGGTCGAAGGTGGTGCGCAACTGGTACCTGTCGGCCCTGAGGTGAACTATCAGCTGACCGCCGACCTGGTGGCCCGTCACTGGAACCAGGACTCTGTCGGTGCCCTGGTCGCCTCGCCAGCCAACCCTACCGGTACAGTGCTGGAGCGTGATGAGCTGGCCAGCCTGTCCAAGGCCACCCGCGAACGAAATGGCCACCTGGTGGTGGACGAGATCTACCACGGGCTGACGTACGGCATGGACGCTCCGAGCGTCCTGGAAGTGGATGATTCGGCATTCGTCCTGAATAGTTTTTCCAAGTATTTCGGCATGACCGGGTGGCGGCTTGGCTGGCTGGTTGCCCCGCCTGACGCCGTGGCCGATCTGGAAAAGCTGGCGCAAAATCTGTACATCAGCGCGCCAAGCATGGCCCAGCACGCCGCACTGGCCTGCTTCCAGCCTGAAACCCTGGCAATTTTCGAAGCGCGCCGCGCCGAGTTTGCCCGTCGTCGCGACTACTTGTTGCCCGCCCTGCGCGAACTGGGCTTCCGCATTGCCGTGGAGCCGCAGGGCGCGTTCTATTTATATGCAGACATCAGTGCCTTTGGTGGCGATGCCTTTGCCTTCTGCCGGCACTTTCTGGAAACCGAGCACCTGGCGTTCACCCCGGGCCTGGACTTTGGTCGCCACCTGGCCGGCCATCATGTGCGCTTCGCCTACACCCAGAGCCTGCCGCGGCTGGAGGAGGCGGTCCAGCGCATCGCCCGTGGCTTGCGGAGCTGGCAAGGCTGA
- the sfsA gene encoding DNA/RNA nuclease SfsA, with amino-acid sequence MVFFPPLEQGRLLRRYKRFLADIELANGEQLTIHCPNTGSMLNCMREGGQVWFSRSNDPKRKLPGTWEISETPQGRLACVNTGRANALVEEALRAGVIRELAGFTALKREVAYGEEGSRVDFRLEFDHGPAYVEVKSVTLGYPDTAVAAFPDAVTQRGAKHLRELATLARQGIRAVQLYCVNLTGIEAVRPADEIDAAYARALRAAVADGVEVLAYGARLDAELIVIDRPLPVLLNP; translated from the coding sequence ATGGTGTTCTTTCCTCCACTCGAACAGGGGCGGCTGTTGCGCCGCTACAAGCGGTTCCTGGCGGACATCGAACTGGCCAATGGGGAGCAACTGACCATCCACTGCCCCAACACCGGCTCCATGCTCAATTGCATGCGCGAGGGCGGGCAGGTCTGGTTCAGTCGCTCCAACGACCCCAAGCGCAAGCTGCCGGGCACCTGGGAAATCAGTGAGACGCCCCAGGGGCGGCTGGCCTGCGTCAACACGGGGCGGGCCAACGCGCTGGTCGAGGAAGCGCTTCGCGCCGGCGTGATCCGAGAGCTGGCGGGCTTCACTGCACTCAAGCGTGAGGTGGCCTACGGTGAAGAAGGCAGCCGCGTGGACTTTCGCCTGGAGTTCGACCACGGCCCGGCCTACGTCGAGGTCAAGAGCGTGACACTGGGGTACCCGGATACGGCAGTGGCCGCGTTCCCGGATGCTGTCACCCAGCGCGGTGCCAAGCACCTGCGCGAACTGGCGACGCTGGCCCGGCAAGGTATACGTGCGGTGCAGTTGTACTGTGTGAACCTGACAGGCATCGAAGCTGTGCGTCCGGCCGACGAGATCGATGCGGCCTATGCCCGGGCACTGCGCGCTGCTGTGGCGGATGGGGTAGAGGTGCTGGCCTATGGTGCGCGCCTGGATGCCGAACTCATCGTCATCGACCGTCCGCTACCGGTGCTGCTTAACCCCTGA
- a CDS encoding Rieske (2Fe-2S) protein — protein MHFLCTSAALAEGHSRAFSVDGSELFGVRRQGRVHLYRNRCPHRGIPLNWQADAFLDDSASLIHCAHHGALFLIENGECVSGPCEGEALQALDCLEDSQGIWLRG, from the coding sequence ATGCACTTCCTTTGTACTTCCGCAGCGCTGGCCGAGGGCCACAGCCGCGCCTTCAGCGTAGACGGCAGCGAACTGTTCGGCGTGCGCCGCCAGGGCCGGGTGCACCTGTATCGCAACCGCTGCCCGCACCGGGGTATCCCCTTGAACTGGCAGGCGGACGCATTTCTCGATGACAGTGCCAGCCTGATCCACTGCGCCCATCACGGTGCTCTGTTCCTGATAGAAAATGGCGAATGCGTGTCAGGCCCCTGCGAAGGTGAAGCGCTGCAGGCCCTGGACTGCCTGGAAGACAGCCAGGGCATCTGGCTCAGGGGTTAA
- a CDS encoding heme/hemin ABC transporter substrate-binding protein, whose amino-acid sequence MMRRPAALLALCAALVASTQALAAELPQRWVSAGGALSEWVSALGGEPRLVGVDTTSQHPESLKGLPSIGYQRQLSAEGILSLRPDVLVGTEEMGPPPVLAQIRKAGVRVELLSSKADLAAVDANLKQLGMLLGAEQKAAQLAADYHQQLEVLQVQVKEAQASHKVPGVLLLVGHAGAKPLIAGQGTAGDWVLRQAGGRNLAEHQGYKNFSNEALAALDPDVVVFSDRALVGEQALQALLKENPALATSRAVRDKRLVPLDPTLLVGGLGPRLPVALQDLAAAFYPAVKVSFTQ is encoded by the coding sequence ATGATGCGTCGTCCCGCTGCCTTGCTTGCCTTGTGCGCAGCCTTGGTTGCTTCCACCCAGGCCCTGGCCGCCGAACTGCCACAGCGCTGGGTCAGTGCTGGCGGCGCTTTGAGCGAGTGGGTCAGCGCTCTGGGCGGCGAGCCGCGCCTGGTGGGTGTGGATACCACCAGCCAGCATCCTGAGTCACTCAAGGGCCTGCCAAGTATCGGTTACCAGCGCCAGTTGTCGGCCGAGGGCATTCTCAGCTTGCGCCCGGATGTGCTGGTGGGCACAGAAGAGATGGGGCCGCCACCTGTGCTTGCGCAAATCCGCAAAGCCGGTGTTCGAGTGGAACTGCTCTCCAGCAAGGCTGACCTCGCCGCCGTGGACGCAAACCTCAAGCAGTTGGGTATGTTGCTCGGCGCCGAGCAGAAGGCCGCGCAACTCGCTGCCGATTATCATCAGCAGCTCGAGGTATTGCAGGTGCAGGTCAAGGAGGCTCAGGCCAGCCACAAGGTGCCGGGTGTGCTGTTGCTGGTCGGCCATGCCGGTGCCAAACCGCTGATTGCCGGGCAGGGCACCGCAGGTGACTGGGTGCTGCGTCAGGCAGGTGGGCGAAACCTGGCGGAGCATCAGGGATACAAGAATTTCTCCAATGAGGCGTTGGCGGCGCTGGACCCGGATGTCGTGGTGTTCTCCGACCGCGCCTTGGTCGGCGAACAGGCCCTGCAGGCACTGCTCAAGGAAAACCCGGCGCTGGCCACCTCCCGCGCGGTACGCGACAAGCGCCTGGTGCCACTTGACCCGACCTTGCTGGTCGGCGGCCTTGGCCCGCGCTTGCCGGTGGCCCTGCAAGACCTGGCGGCTGCGTTCTACCCGGCGGTAAAGGTCAGCTTCACGCAATGA
- a CDS encoding FecCD family ABC transporter permease — MLAVWLSLALGPVSLPLFDTLRAGLRLSGLRIDGEGLQQAEMILGQIRLPRTLLGLAVGAVLALCGVAMQGLFRNPLADPGLVGVSAGAAMGAAVAIVGGSWFGGMPEAFAPYLLSLCAFVGGLGVTALVYRLGRRDGQTNVATMLLAGVAMTALGGAAVGLFSYLADDATLRTLTFWNLGSLNGASYDRLWPLLIVAASVALWLPRRARALNALLLGESEARHLGIEVERLKRELVFCTALGVGAAVAAAGLIGFIGLVVPHLVRLLAGPDHRVVLPASLLAGGVLMLLADLVARLALAPAELPIGIVTAFIGAPFFLVLLIRGRS; from the coding sequence CTGTTGGCGGTATGGCTTTCCCTCGCGTTGGGCCCTGTGAGCTTGCCGCTGTTCGATACCTTGCGCGCGGGCCTGCGGTTATCGGGGCTGCGCATCGATGGCGAAGGCCTGCAGCAGGCCGAAATGATCCTGGGCCAGATTCGCCTGCCACGCACACTGCTGGGTTTGGCAGTGGGGGCGGTGCTGGCGCTGTGCGGTGTGGCCATGCAGGGGTTGTTCCGCAATCCGCTGGCCGACCCTGGGCTTGTGGGCGTATCCGCCGGTGCAGCAATGGGCGCCGCAGTGGCTATCGTTGGCGGTAGTTGGTTTGGCGGCATGCCTGAGGCTTTCGCACCTTACTTATTGTCACTGTGCGCCTTCGTCGGCGGCCTCGGGGTCACCGCGCTGGTCTATCGCCTTGGGCGGCGCGACGGGCAGACCAATGTGGCCACAATGTTGCTGGCCGGTGTAGCCATGACCGCACTGGGGGGCGCGGCGGTTGGCCTGTTTTCCTATCTGGCCGACGACGCCACCCTGCGCACGCTGACCTTCTGGAACCTGGGCAGTCTCAATGGTGCCAGCTACGACCGGCTTTGGCCGTTACTGATCGTTGCCGCAAGCGTCGCGCTGTGGTTGCCGCGCCGGGCGCGGGCGCTCAATGCCTTGCTGCTGGGCGAGTCCGAGGCGCGGCACCTGGGGATCGAGGTGGAGCGGCTCAAGCGCGAGTTGGTGTTCTGCACGGCCTTGGGTGTGGGAGCGGCCGTGGCGGCGGCTGGGCTTATCGGCTTCATCGGCCTGGTGGTACCGCACCTGGTGCGCTTGCTGGCCGGGCCTGATCACCGCGTGGTGTTGCCCGCCTCGCTTTTGGCCGGCGGCGTGCTGATGCTGCTCGCCGACTTGGTGGCACGGTTGGCGCTGGCGCCGGCCGAGTTGCCGATCGGTATCGTCACGGCATTTATCGGTGCGCCGTTTTTCCTGGTTCTGCTGATCAGAGGGCGCAGTTGA
- a CDS encoding heme ABC transporter ATP-binding protein, translated as MLQVEGLYLRRGGNEVLHDIHLQLHPGQVMGVLGPNGAGKSSLLGVLCGELSPGQGSVTLQGRPLADWPGQARARRLAVLPQVSSLGFAFRVEEVVGMGRMPHDSGQLRDAEIVEAALRAADAWHLLGRSYLALSGGERQRVHLARVLAQLWPGEEGSTLLLDEPTSMLDPLHQHTTLQAVRSFADRGAAVLVILHDLNLAARYCDRVLLLEGGRAHALASPQEVLTPMALKAVFGIDVLVQAHPERGHPLIITR; from the coding sequence ATGTTGCAAGTCGAGGGCCTGTACCTGCGTCGTGGTGGGAATGAAGTACTGCATGACATCCACTTGCAATTGCACCCGGGCCAGGTCATGGGCGTGCTCGGCCCGAATGGTGCCGGCAAGAGCAGCCTGCTGGGCGTGCTGTGTGGCGAGCTGTCGCCCGGCCAAGGAAGCGTGACGCTGCAGGGCCGGCCGTTGGCCGATTGGCCCGGGCAGGCTCGGGCCAGGCGCCTGGCGGTGTTGCCGCAGGTGTCCAGCCTGGGCTTTGCGTTCAGGGTCGAGGAAGTGGTGGGCATGGGGCGAATGCCGCATGACAGCGGCCAGCTACGTGACGCCGAGATCGTTGAGGCGGCTTTGCGCGCAGCGGATGCCTGGCACCTGCTGGGGCGCAGTTACCTGGCGTTGTCGGGCGGGGAGCGGCAACGGGTGCATCTGGCCCGCGTACTGGCTCAGCTGTGGCCGGGTGAGGAGGGGAGTACGCTGTTGCTTGACGAGCCGACCTCGATGCTCGACCCCTTGCACCAGCACACCACCTTGCAAGCCGTGCGCAGTTTTGCCGATCGCGGCGCAGCGGTATTGGTGATCCTGCATGACCTGAACCTGGCGGCGCGCTACTGTGATCGTGTCCTGTTGCTCGAAGGCGGCCGTGCCCATGCTCTGGCGTCGCCGCAGGAGGTATTGACGCCTATGGCGCTCAAGGCCGTGTTCGGCATTGACGTATTGGTACAGGCCCATCCGGAACGTGGGCATCCGCTGATCATTACCCGCTAG